The following are encoded together in the Cyanobacterium aponinum PCC 10605 genome:
- a CDS encoding SpoIIE family protein phosphatase, with the protein MSNQEKITILVADDESVSRKYLKMILQKDGYEIITVENGEKCLETYQQIFPDMVLLDGLMPVMDGFDCCRRLKELPKGNDTIVLMITGLDDRDSVNQAYEAGATDFLTKPINPAVLRRRIKYLLDVKKAERALKESEEKYRTLVENLREVIFYADKKGNLTFLNPAWQELTGLPPHSCLGHPLSIYLYPEDQPIYAQYWHCLVNSSEDTTSKLKCQVRYVKKNGNFGWMRIFASLIINDKGELEGVTGTINDITERKRIEQYQIIERDVIKILAESERKSEAIQKILKVIGNNLGLEIGEYWELKTEDNLIYPEIKWHINNQEIEKILSIREENLNSIFWDKWDFAYDEFWLNNHKLLSSKNEVNLRHIFAFPVCNGEEKLGIITFFSRKSTQYDINLLENIVNLGNQIGQFIKRKQAEEKLKETNSLLQSELSTASEYVFSLLPSPEEHNLSVEQKFIPSSKLGGDIFDYYWLDEENIAIYLLDVAGHGIHSALLSVSILNLVRNNSLYNTNPYQPWTIITELNRLFQMDSDRLNYFTIWYGVYNTDTHELIYSSAGHPPAILIYQEDNQWRYEKLKTPSLPVGMIEDVEFDQSLCLVKPDSYLYIFSDGIYEIEQENDNIWGLENFISLLVDTQAKYKGELQHLIKQIEKVNHSSNFNDDLSILKIHLP; encoded by the coding sequence ATGTCTAATCAAGAAAAAATCACCATCCTTGTCGCAGATGATGAATCCGTAAGCAGAAAATACCTAAAGATGATTTTACAAAAAGACGGGTATGAAATTATCACCGTAGAAAATGGAGAAAAATGTTTAGAGACATATCAACAAATATTTCCTGATATGGTGTTGTTGGATGGATTAATGCCTGTGATGGATGGCTTTGATTGTTGTCGTCGTTTAAAAGAGTTACCGAAGGGCAATGATACCATTGTGTTAATGATAACAGGCTTAGACGATCGCGATTCTGTTAATCAGGCTTATGAAGCAGGTGCTACAGATTTTTTAACTAAACCCATAAACCCTGCGGTTTTACGTCGTCGTATTAAATATTTACTTGATGTGAAAAAAGCAGAAAGGGCATTAAAAGAAAGCGAAGAAAAATATCGAACTTTAGTAGAAAATTTGAGAGAAGTTATTTTTTATGCAGATAAAAAGGGTAATTTGACTTTTCTTAACCCTGCATGGCAAGAATTGACTGGTTTACCCCCCCATTCCTGCCTTGGACATCCCCTGTCTATTTATCTTTATCCAGAAGACCAACCTATTTATGCCCAGTATTGGCATTGTCTCGTTAATTCTTCTGAAGATACTACCTCAAAACTGAAATGTCAAGTTAGATATGTTAAGAAAAATGGTAATTTCGGTTGGATGAGAATTTTTGCTTCTCTAATTATTAACGATAAGGGAGAATTAGAAGGGGTAACAGGTACAATTAATGATATTACGGAGAGAAAAAGAATTGAACAATATCAAATTATTGAAAGAGATGTAATCAAAATCTTGGCAGAATCAGAGCGAAAAAGTGAAGCTATCCAAAAAATATTAAAAGTAATTGGCAATAATCTTGGTTTGGAAATAGGGGAATATTGGGAGTTAAAAACAGAGGATAATTTAATTTATCCAGAAATAAAATGGCATATTAACAATCAAGAAATTGAAAAAATACTCTCGATTCGAGAAGAAAACTTGAACTCTATTTTCTGGGATAAATGGGATTTTGCTTATGATGAATTTTGGCTAAATAATCATAAATTACTTTCGTCAAAAAATGAGGTAAATTTAAGACATATATTTGCTTTTCCTGTGTGTAATGGAGAAGAAAAATTAGGAATAATCACCTTTTTTTCTCGTAAATCTACCCAATATGATATTAACTTGTTAGAAAATATTGTTAATTTAGGTAATCAAATCGGTCAATTTATCAAACGAAAACAAGCAGAAGAAAAACTGAAAGAAACTAACTCTCTTTTACAATCAGAATTAAGTACCGCTTCTGAATATGTATTTTCTTTGTTACCTTCCCCAGAGGAACATAATTTATCCGTAGAACAAAAATTTATTCCATCTTCAAAATTGGGAGGAGATATTTTTGATTATTATTGGTTGGATGAGGAGAATATCGCTATTTATTTACTAGATGTTGCAGGTCATGGTATTCATTCAGCTTTGTTATCTGTGTCTATTCTTAATTTGGTTCGTAATAATTCACTATACAACACAAATCCTTATCAACCTTGGACAATTATCACAGAATTAAATCGTCTTTTTCAAATGGATAGCGATCGCCTCAATTACTTTACTATATGGTATGGGGTATATAATACCGATACCCATGAGCTAATATATTCTTCGGCGGGGCATCCTCCAGCTATATTGATTTATCAAGAAGACAATCAGTGGAGATATGAGAAATTAAAGACTCCTAGTTTACCAGTGGGCATGATTGAGGATGTAGAATTTGATCAGAGTTTATGTCTGGTTAAACCCGATAGTTATTTATATATTTTCAGTGATGGTATTTACGAAATTGAGCAAGAAAATGACAATATTTGGGGGTTAGAAAACTTTATTAGTTTATTAGTGGATACCCAAGCAAAATATAAAGGCGAATTGCAACATTTAATTAAGCAGATAGAAAAAGTCAACCATTCCAGTAATTTTAATGATGACCTTTCTATTCTTAAAATTCATTTACCATAG
- a CDS encoding TIGR04168 family protein — translation MTDKIIKIAVIGDVHDLWNEFDHEALEFLQVDLVLFVGDFGNESIPLISRIAQLNIPKAIILGNHDAWFSATEWGRKKCPYDRTLEDRVQQQLDILGKSHVGYGYLDFPELDISVVGSRPFSWGGSKWKCEEFYREKYAIENFHQSSDKIIASVNKTQAQQIIFVGHNGPFGLGANPEDTCGRDWKPLGGDFGDPDFQEAIKYTQELGKNVPLVTFGHMHHSLRHTKDRLRTIINQDEHKTIYLNAASTPRIQEIEGQKIHKFSLVTLDARIVTKIDLIGISEKMKIKEAINLYGK, via the coding sequence ATGACCGATAAAATTATAAAAATTGCAGTAATAGGGGATGTTCACGATCTTTGGAATGAGTTTGATCATGAGGCGTTGGAATTTTTGCAAGTGGACTTAGTCTTATTTGTGGGAGATTTTGGCAATGAGTCAATTCCCTTAATTAGTCGAATTGCTCAATTAAATATACCTAAAGCAATAATATTAGGTAATCATGATGCTTGGTTTAGTGCCACGGAATGGGGAAGAAAAAAATGTCCTTATGATCGCACCTTGGAAGACAGAGTACAACAACAGTTAGACATACTGGGAAAATCTCATGTTGGTTATGGCTATCTTGACTTTCCTGAATTAGATATTTCTGTGGTGGGCAGTCGCCCTTTTAGTTGGGGAGGTTCAAAATGGAAATGTGAAGAATTTTATCGAGAAAAATATGCGATCGAAAATTTCCATCAGTCTTCAGACAAAATCATCGCCTCTGTAAATAAAACTCAAGCCCAACAGATAATTTTTGTTGGTCATAATGGGCCTTTTGGTTTAGGTGCAAATCCAGAAGATACTTGCGGTAGAGATTGGAAACCTTTGGGGGGAGACTTTGGCGATCCTGATTTTCAAGAAGCGATAAAATACACTCAAGAATTAGGCAAAAATGTACCATTAGTCACCTTTGGTCATATGCACCATAGCTTAAGACATACTAAAGATAGATTAAGAACCATTATTAACCAAGATGAACATAAAACAATTTATTTGAACGCCGCCTCCACTCCTCGTATTCAAGAAATTGAGGGACAAAAAATCCATAAATTTTCCCTTGTTACCCTAGATGCCCGAATCGTTACCAAGATTGATTTAATCGGTATCAGTGAAAAGATGAAAATAAAAGAAGCAATTAACCTCTATGGTAAATGA
- a CDS encoding Tab2/Atab2 family RNA-binding protein, whose protein sequence is MGKIWELDFYSRPIIDENNKKRWEILICESPTTIDTDTSQLFRYSQFCANTEVNSITLQNAIATAIEKAGETPSKIRFFRRQMNNMILKGCEDAGIPALASRHTYTLNQWLEERMTSFYPLQEGYDEKATIAASVQYPQTNPVNLPDALKGDKKDKWALVSLNGKDLEEMPEWDIGFREAFPLKIANISPDTKIPGLIIFSSRALPLAGWMSGLELGYLRLDRGKFPSICLETGVSDSWILVNLTDKNTLSEAEGFENTKKQANGVHFLAIQSSPESQSFEAFWLLLEQSSNNN, encoded by the coding sequence ATGGGAAAAATTTGGGAGTTAGACTTTTATTCTCGTCCAATTATTGATGAAAATAACAAAAAACGTTGGGAAATCCTCATCTGTGAAAGTCCCACCACTATAGACACCGACACAAGCCAATTATTTCGCTATTCTCAATTTTGCGCCAATACAGAAGTTAACTCCATTACTCTTCAAAATGCGATCGCAACTGCCATAGAAAAAGCAGGAGAAACTCCCAGTAAAATCCGCTTCTTTCGTCGTCAAATGAATAACATGATTCTTAAAGGATGTGAAGATGCGGGGATTCCAGCCCTTGCCTCCCGTCATACTTATACTCTCAATCAATGGTTAGAAGAGAGAATGACATCATTTTATCCCCTCCAAGAAGGCTATGACGAAAAAGCCACCATTGCCGCTTCTGTTCAATATCCTCAAACCAACCCAGTAAATCTTCCTGATGCTTTAAAAGGAGATAAAAAAGACAAATGGGCATTAGTTAGTTTAAATGGGAAAGACTTAGAAGAAATGCCCGAATGGGATATAGGTTTTAGAGAGGCGTTTCCCCTAAAAATAGCCAATATATCTCCAGACACCAAAATTCCGGGGCTAATTATCTTTTCCTCCCGTGCTTTACCTCTTGCAGGATGGATGTCTGGACTGGAATTAGGTTACTTAAGATTAGATAGAGGAAAGTTCCCCAGTATTTGCTTAGAAACAGGGGTGAGCGATAGTTGGATATTAGTTAACTTGACGGACAAAAACACCTTATCTGAGGCAGAAGGCTTTGAAAATACGAAAAAACAGGCTAATGGAGTTCATTTTTTAGCCATTCAATCTTCTCCTGAATCTCAGTCCTTTGAGGCTTTTTGGCTACTTTTGGAACAGTCAAGTAACAATAATTAG
- the phoU gene encoding phosphate signaling complex protein PhoU, translated as MVEGSRLQRHTSEVAQDVLRMGALVEESFRYSHQALFEGDLETVALITNQDIEIDRYYRHIEMRCATILTLQAPVAQDLRILSAFMQLVRDLERIGDYAKDLGQIAIKLALYPSHSCMPELAAMSKHAQVMLAKAMVALSELDSQAGEKIKLLDDTVDNAYDKLYHTLAQQRDIRGVVEPIILLALAIRHIERMADHATNIAQRVSYIVTGERK; from the coding sequence ATGGTCGAGGGTAGCAGGTTACAAAGACATACTAGCGAAGTGGCTCAAGACGTACTAAGAATGGGAGCTTTAGTGGAAGAGTCTTTTCGTTATAGCCATCAAGCCTTATTTGAAGGAGACTTAGAAACAGTTGCTTTAATTACAAACCAAGATATAGAAATTGATCGCTACTATCGCCATATAGAAATGAGGTGTGCAACAATCTTAACATTACAAGCACCAGTGGCTCAAGACTTAAGAATATTGAGTGCTTTTATGCAATTAGTCAGGGATTTGGAAAGAATCGGAGACTATGCCAAAGATTTAGGACAAATAGCTATAAAACTCGCCCTCTATCCATCCCATTCCTGTATGCCTGAATTAGCCGCCATGTCAAAACACGCTCAAGTCATGTTAGCTAAAGCAATGGTTGCGTTAAGCGAGTTAGACTCTCAGGCAGGAGAAAAAATTAAACTCCTAGATGATACCGTAGATAATGCCTATGACAAGCTCTATCACACCCTTGCACAACAAAGGGACATCAGGGGAGTAGTAGAACCTATTATCTTGTTAGCTTTAGCAATTCGCCATATAGAAAGAATGGCTGATCATGCTACAAATATAGCTCAAAGAGTATCGTATATTGTCACGGGAGAACGAAAGTGA
- a CDS encoding creatininase family protein — MIHGFIPPHRFFAYLTWQEIEKMSNKENTVIIQPIGAIEQHGYHLPLVVDSAISEGVLGKALALLSDKIPAFALPTLYYGKSNEHDGFAGTITISSQTLYTLILEMAESIYKAGFRKIVLMNSHGGQPQVMEIVARDLHQKFPDLDVFPFFTWRVPNITNELLTEEEQEWGIHAGDAETSLMLALLPQQVKMDLAVKEYPRNLAPNSLLSMEGKLPFAWLTKELSDSGVMGDATSATKEKGDRILASLAQGWVRVIEDVYNF, encoded by the coding sequence ATGATTCATGGTTTTATACCTCCTCATCGTTTTTTCGCCTATTTAACATGGCAAGAAATTGAGAAAATGTCCAATAAGGAAAACACAGTAATTATTCAACCCATAGGTGCGATCGAGCAACACGGTTATCATTTACCTTTAGTAGTAGATTCGGCAATTAGTGAGGGAGTTTTGGGGAAAGCGTTGGCGTTACTATCCGACAAAATTCCTGCTTTTGCTTTACCTACTCTTTATTATGGTAAATCTAATGAACACGATGGATTTGCTGGAACTATTACGATTAGTTCTCAAACTCTATACACTTTAATCCTAGAAATGGCAGAAAGCATTTACAAAGCTGGATTTAGAAAAATAGTCTTAATGAACTCTCACGGCGGACAACCCCAAGTTATGGAAATAGTCGCCCGTGATTTACATCAAAAATTTCCCGATTTAGATGTTTTTCCTTTTTTTACTTGGAGAGTTCCAAACATCACAAACGAACTGCTAACGGAAGAAGAGCAAGAATGGGGAATTCACGCTGGGGATGCTGAAACCAGTTTAATGTTAGCTTTACTGCCCCAACAAGTAAAAATGGATTTAGCGGTCAAAGAATACCCTCGTAATCTTGCACCCAACAGTTTATTGTCAATGGAGGGAAAATTACCCTTTGCTTGGTTAACAAAAGAGTTAAGCGATAGTGGTGTGATGGGGGATGCAACCTCCGCTACAAAGGAAAAAGGCGATCGCATTTTAGCTTCTTTAGCACAGGGGTGGGTAAGGGTTATTGAAGATGTTTATAATTTTTAG
- a CDS encoding DUF4168 domain-containing protein, with protein sequence MKVGSQFFLVCGLAVFGVSLGIVPEYNQGSISIESKAMAQNVSDEDLKKYAQAAIEIENLRKTTYSNIEGIVGKSMGQMSCNQRQSFSQLPDNARNMAIEYCDQSETIVKNHGLSVNRFNQITQQVKQNPSLKQRLQSIIGQM encoded by the coding sequence ATGAAAGTCGGCTCTCAATTTTTTTTAGTTTGTGGTTTGGCTGTTTTTGGTGTTAGTTTGGGGATTGTTCCTGAGTACAATCAGGGTTCAATTTCTATTGAATCTAAAGCTATGGCGCAAAATGTTTCTGATGAAGATTTAAAAAAATATGCCCAAGCTGCGATCGAAATTGAGAATTTACGCAAAACTACTTATAGTAATATAGAAGGAATTGTTGGTAAATCTATGGGGCAAATGAGTTGTAACCAGCGACAAAGTTTCAGTCAACTTCCTGATAATGCCCGTAACATGGCGATCGAATATTGTGATCAGTCAGAAACTATTGTCAAAAATCATGGCTTAAGTGTTAATCGTTTTAATCAAATAACTCAGCAAGTCAAACAAAATCCCAGTTTAAAACAACGTTTGCAATCTATTATTGGACAAATGTAG